A single region of the Brachypodium distachyon strain Bd21 chromosome 3, Brachypodium_distachyon_v3.0, whole genome shotgun sequence genome encodes:
- the LOC100839008 gene encoding probable lactoylglutathione lyase, chloroplastic yields the protein MRALPMAVSRGAVACATPAAAVPRRSLLLSTAAAGAALQSEPIRLCSRSTSGTAKLRASADAAQAVATAFTSKEEAFTWARGDNRRLLHVVYRVGDIDKTIKFYTECLGMKLLRKRDIPEEKYTNAFLGYGPEDANFVVELTYNYGVDKYDIGSGFGHFGIATDDVAKTVEIIRAKGGKVTREPGPVKGGKTVIAFIEDPDGYKFEILERPGTPEPLCQVMLRVGDLDRAISFYEKSCGMELLRKRDNPEYKYTVAMMGYGPEDKNAVLELTYNYGVTEYDKGNAYGQIAIGTDDVYKTADVVKLSGGQVVREPGPLPGIGTKITAILDPDGWKSVFVDNIDFAKELE from the exons ATGAGGGCTCTCCCCATGGCCGTCAGCCGTGGCGCCGTCGCCTGCGCCACCCCAGCCGCGGCCGTCCCCCGGAGATCTCTGCTCCTCTCCACCGCGGCCGCAGGTGCAG CGCTGCAATCAGAGCCGATCAGGCTGTGCAGCAGGAGCACAAGCGGCACGGCGAAGCTCCGGGCCTCGGCAGACGCCGCGCAGGCTGTCGCCACCGCCTTCACCAGCAAAGAGGAAGCGTTCACTTGGGCCAGGGGGGACAACAGGAGACTCCTCCACGTTGTCTACCGTGTCGGCGACATCGACAAAACGATCAA GTTCTACACGGAATGCCTGGGTATGAAGCTGCTGAGGAAGCGTGACATACCTGAAGAGAAGTACACCAATGCTTTCCTTGGATACGGCCCCGAGGATGCCAATTTCGTCGTCGAGCTCACCTATA ACTACGGGGTTGACAAGTATGACATCGGATCAGGGTTTGGTCATTTCGGCATCGCAACTGATGAT GTGGCAAAGACAGTTGAAATCATAAGAGCAAAGGGAGGCAAGGTGACCCGGGAACCGGGACCTGTCAAGGGTGGCAAGACCGTGATCGCGTTCATAGAGGACCCTGATGGCTACAAGTTTGAGATCCTTGAGAGGCCAGGGACTCCAGAGCCACTGTGCCAGGTGATGCTCCGTGTTGGTGATCTCGATCGAGCCATAAGCTTCTACGAAAAG TCCTGCGGTATGGAGCTGCTACGGAAGCGAGACAACCCTGAATACAAG TATACAGTGGCAATGATGGGGTACGGCCCTGAAGACAAGAATGCAGTTCTGGAGCTGACCTACAATTACGGTGTCACCGAATATGACAAGGGCAATGCGTATGGTCAG ATCGCAATAGGAACAGACGATGTTTACAAGACCGCGGATGTGGTAAAGCTGTCCGGAGGGCAGGTGGTGCGGGAGCCAGGTCCCTTGCCGGGAATCGGCACCAAGATCACGGCCATCCTGGACCCTGATGGGTGGAAATCG GTCTTTGTGGACAACATTGACTTTGCCAAAGAACTGGAGTAA